tgggccccTTTATATTTTCGATATACCTagttacgtaatatgctaattatcgcactggTGCGGTAGGTAAACTAGTATCATATGTGCTGTAAATACTCTTATTATTCTTTagcttttctatttttataaccAAGTAAATGAGTTAGCTAAAACGATCAAGTATTTTTACGGTACGGTAATTATCTCTAACATCGGCATCTAACTTGAAGAGTAAAACATTCGAGGTGTGACCTCTTTAATTGCAACTTGgcattaaacttaatgacaaaAGTGATAAAACATACTCAATTAGGAGTAATATGCTACATGTTTTACTCCCTGTATGTTTGCTTTGAACAACCTATAAAACATTctaataaaaaatcaatatgCGTAAAATATATCCTCAGACTATTTATGTTGGCACGCGTTACTTAGTACGCATAGCATAGAACGTGCGAAGTGATTAATGGTTCTGTTACGGTAAAATGCAGTTCGTAATCGAGTTGAAGAGAGTTATGCGTTGTGACCTTCTGGTTTTCACTGTCACGGCGTGCGCGCATGTTTGCTATTATAATCGCTTCAAGAGTGCAGGTAAGTCGAGTGCTCTGGTGAACTACAGTGCTATATACATCGAGATCCTTGATGTTTCATTTATATATGAAGAACGAAataaagtttccaaaattgtgAAATTAGAGTTGAGAAATCAGGAAGGTGTGCGCGGTGCCCTACAATTGGGTGCCATTTCCCAGTGAGCAAGGCAGTTTTTTTCCATTTGGACTGGCCTAATTACCAAGCATATCTTCAAGTCAAGCGAAGTGTGATAATCTTTACCTTGGCTAACGGAAGTTAGCTTAAATTAGTTTAAGAAGTTTATCTAACTTGATCATTGGCTGAGTTTTAAAGTGTTTTGAGACGATTGCTTGGTTAGCGGTCGCGATAACGGCTGAATGCCGCGGACAAGCGTTCTGAAGCGAACTATCACTTCCTCGCGACCTGTGTTTTAGATTGCATACCGACTGGTGTGTGTGGTGTCaacctatattatattattatttcaatatagGCAAGTCATTTCGAAActtgttatattataaatctTACTTTTTTAACCATTTGTAGAGAAGATTTTCCCATTTCCCATTGAAACTCAATGAAATCATCCGTGACTTATttaataagcaaataaatatcTGTCTCAGTATACACTTTTGTACAGGGCGAGGCAATgaggaaatagttatttgtgcaacaagagaggaaagttagtttttcttgcgagtgttgattttgagtcccgagtatgcgaaagattctataattgaatcacgagcgaagcgagtgattctaagttagaattgTAGAGTAAGTGTAAGTAaccgagatgtaaaataactttgctctcgtgtgacacatacaacttttcacctcagtagtgagaacatattggaggttaaaaaaaattaacatcaagtaaagtttttattcttGTATTCATggtcttcactaaattaaaaagctactttgtctcactccctgaagtgaggaaagtcgtactttcgtcactccctggagtggGGGAAATTCACACTTTCCACACTCCCtagagtgacgaaagtaggcttgttcgagctgctgaggtgaaaaatcaATAACCGTATGAGATACTATGCggctaatttatttaaattaatcaaaaaaaaagGTTCGGTCTGATTTTCTGTCGTTGCTCCATATAGATTTAACACATGGTAGGTATGTAGGCATACcagtttaatgtatttcttcTAGACACACCCATACACCTGCATAGCATTATTCCTTACGTTACGTGTTTGGTATGGCAATACGGAACGGCTGCACTACTATTTAACATCATATTAAACaccatttagattttattaaccATCATtccttttattaaataacaccTTCGTCGGTAATAACAGAGCTCTGATTTGTAGACGTGCCAATAAAAGTTTAATTAggaaaagaataaaatatacctacatattcgTGCATTGGCCGTGCTGCGATGTTATTCACACCACCAAACGTCCAGCATAAGTCTGTTTCCGATTTCTCATTGTTGTTACGAATGTCAGGGTCAAGATATACTAGTATTGCTCGTGATCGAGATAAAGCTTAGTGAATAGTCGGACTGACAGCCTTCTAAGGCCGAGTGAAGTTACTTCCGCTGTCGGTGGGTGTACTGGACCAAATATTAATGCGCTctgttatttgaaatactagTTTTTGCTACACATTCCAAAGCCGGGGTAAGACAGTAGGTATGTTAACAAAAAAGACAAATTAACGACGTTACACTTGTTATGATCTAAAGTAGGTTATTTTGTGTCCATCCCGCAAAAAATTGGctcaaaacaacattttttgctaCCCGGTTTCCTTACGTAGTGCTCTATGATCATAAAAGTCAATACCGAGACcgagttattttgtaatgtaAGTTACAATGAACACAAGTTCGATACAAGCGAGCGAATAATTCAAAGCTAAAAGATTTGCAAAGGCTAAGAGTGAGAGACATTGATATATATCTAcggactgcacgattggctcgaattcgtgtgcgggACACCACTGTACTGTCCCCATTCTTATTGGACGTattaaggcccgtccttagataccTATATGTCAATGTTGAGAGGTGAAATAAAAAGTTCCACCGCACGGAAAaggagtccgcagcaagctcggccgaatttcaacTTCCCAttcaaacggagtttcgttctcattttaaattgtattttttttaactgttatctgttacgtttgtatggagaaccgactCTGAAGAATGTGCGTAGATTGATTTTTGACACTATATACCTAGTGACTGTTTAACGCATATGATGAATACCAAAGTTCAATAGCAAAGTGCAATTAATGTGGGCTGTGTTATGTTCCTAATGGTTATGCAAACAACTGCTGTTGTTTACATAATTACTATAACATTTTCCACAGACGGCTAATGGCTTTAGACGACTGCGTCTGAGagtctagccaagatgacaatcgtttgcgccacggcaacgaaacgctatctgtctctctatcgctataatatattatgaaagACTAATAGAGAGACAAACCGCCCCTTGATCACTGATTGCGAACGAGGTTAACGCTCATACGTAAGAGATTTTCCACCTATCAAAAGGCAATTGTCGAGACGGAGATAGATGTAAACGAGAATAAATAGGATCCGGCTTAGTTATCATTAACCTAATGTTCAACAAATACCTGCATTCATCAAAAGTTATCGACTTTATCGTGACATTGCGATGATAAGATGCGGGCATAGTTAAGATAGCAAAACTGCACTTAAAGGGCATCCTGTCTACCAAATCGAAAAATAACAGTGTTTGTTCACGAAGCATTAAATAAAAAGGCTTCAAATGAGTACCACAGGCGTGTCCTTACCAGACGCAACCTACATTATGCTCATAACAAGCCAATGGCAATGACGGTACTTTACAGGTGCCCAttgctatttattttacttacagGTGTAAAATAGACAGTAGTTACCGGTAGGCACATAAATTACCAAGTTAGTGCGTGATCTTGCTTCAGTTTCTGCGCGTGCGCTCCACTGATTGTCGCGGCAAGGCCGCGGCGGTCAGTGACGCCGGCGCGGGCGCTACCAGACCATTTACTTTAGTGACACTATCATACCTAGGTTTACCTACCCTAGAAGGTACGTACCTAAGTAAACCGAAAATTcatgcaaaagtgcatggccactttatgaatgaattcaatCAGGTAGCAATACTGATACGTGGATTACCTACTGACCGCCAAGTTAGAAAGGGCCAAGTGCGTGAGTCTAGCTCGGTGTCTGCATGGTGTGCCTGTGCGTGCACATGCGCTATTTGTCGCAAGGTCACGGCGGCCAAGGACGCCAGCATAGCGTAGGTGCGCTAGTCCTGAACAGCTAGTCAAAGTTCACGTTCATTACACGTctattacctatacatatagGGCCCGTCTAGCCGTATAAGTGACTTGATAGTGTGTGTGTGGTAGTGTAGAATCGGTGTAGTACGAAGTATTTCTTCCTGAGCGCCAATCCGGCAGCAATACAGgggacctagccaagatgacaatcgtttagAGCCTATCGAAACTtcaataatgtatggaaatagtcatgtGAAATTTCAGAGCATGTGTCAACCCAGTAAATTTTTTCTAGGTATTTATTTGGCTTATGTCGATTtacgattgtcattttggctaggccccctggatgcttagccaatgtgccaatcgttaacgctccgtagcgtagcgtagccatcgctctctatcactcttccatattagtgcgacagtgacagttgcatttcgttcgctacgttAACGATTGGCCCGTTGGCTGCGCGCCCTGATTCGCACCGATTTCTAACCGATCAGGAATCTCTAGCTCCCTTCGCAGTTCGTCGCATGTGTTGCTGGAGCCGTACTGCATATGTCTTGACTGCACGGTGTGTTTGTGGCAAGCTGGCAAGGCCGCGGCGGTCATCGACGCCACGCGGGCGCCGCCAGCGCTACTCCCGGACCAATAACTTGAAAGTCTTGACACTAGACAACACCTACTTAGTTGTGGTCTTAATAACCTAATAAGTGGGGCAACATCCGGAAGTATGCAGCATATGCTTTTAACGTAATGCGAAGACGCAAAAAACGCTTTAATGTATGTGTAAACCTCAATATTAAAAACGCCTCATCTACTTAAAGTACTTAAACTAAACACTGTATCTCCCTATCTATAGATATATAGTAAAATATGTTGCAGTGATTATaacactataaaataataattataaattttgggggttccccatacatagaactgaaactcaattttttttttcatcaaagccatacgtgtggggtatctatgaataggtcttcaaaatgatattttaccactttggcaGTGTCTATtcagtttgcgtgagagacactgCCAAAGTGTATCGTTACCCGTTAAGTGTAAAGTAGGTACccgggtatcgttggaaaggtctttcaaaactaataggggttttcaagaaacattttttgataaagtgaatatattcggagataatcgttccgaaagaaaaaaaaaaatgtgtccccccctctaacttttgaaccataggtccaaaaaatatgaaaaaaatcgtggaagtagagcttaagaaagacattaaatgaaaactatagcggacatgatcagtttagtttAGCTGTTTGtgtttgagttatcgcaaaaagttttcccttcatagtaaaaagacttattttaattaggtactgattatgcaaatttgcctatttgtttaactcaggtgaaaggtaccgtttcatcccttggttaacaatttactatactttaaggtctagtttagcttattgtgacggaagagtaactacggaaccctacactgagcgtggcccgacatgctcttggccggttattttctaaattgaatagtttgcgcgagagacacttccaaagtggtaaaatgtgtgtgtgtgtgtgtgtgtgtgtgtatcccccctccccctgtaatttttaaaataacagaataataaaactaaaaaaaatatatatgatgtacattaccatgcaaacttccgccgagaattggtttgaacgagatctagtaagaagtttttttttaatacgtcataaatggtatggaacccttcatgggcgagtccgactcgcacttggacGCTTTTTGTTTTACACATTAGGGACGAGccaaaaaatcatttcataaaacTCATACCTACatcgtaaaattaaatttagtaaaGATAAGTTCCTAAATAGTATCATTCTAGTCGTACCGGTTCGAAGTTTCCTagaatataggtatattatgctATTATGAAGAAATCAGcaggaaaatattttacattatacatacttaatttgGAATTAATGGATCAATACCTACGTGGAATTTAGTATGCTTCAAATTATCTGACTCATCCCTATTACAGTCGAAAGTGCGGAAAACCCCGAAAACCTTACAGTAAATCAATCGTTAAGTAATCCTAGTATGAGTATGTAATATCTGGCAACTTTTTAGGCTAAAGTCAAGTCTTATAATGCTGTCTCTACTTATATCATCTAGGTACTCGTACATTAAAGTTCCCTTTAcgtgagaacttgcatgcactATTCTATAATttcgatacattgctaactacagagtacaatgaattcagtccTTCGtacaaataccgcaatgtaacgacAATCGGAATCGGAAGTTTATAATCCCTCTAAATTGGGCCTTATACAATAAGTTTGAGATCTagtatgattaaataaataagtgattATTACTCGTCATAACTAATAGAAGAAATAGTTAGGTTTATACCTATATACGTTTAAATAAATGCCTATTTAACATAATCATGCATGATTTAAAGATAACGTTGAAAGATTTAAGGATAACGTCTGTTCATATATCCTTCATCGAAATTTAAACCCAGCATAATATTTTCTTAATGAATAATCATTAGGTATAGTCAAGTACAATGCCTACACGCAATCGTAAAAAGCACATATAGACAGTTAAATTGATCGTTGAGTCAATGTTGCACCTAATAAGCAATTTGACAGCAAATCAACACGGCTTAACAGCGTTAACACGCCAGTGCGCTTACGTCaacattttacatataaatcCACTTTCAGTTGCCGGCCAGCATACTCGGCAGGTCAGGCCGCGGTAACTTTTTTCTGTCAGTAATTGTAGTGGCACGCATCCGCCTCGTGCACGCAGATAATTGTTGTAATTATAACTATTGATCTTAGCGTCTTAATAGTTCTTACCTGAAACGAGCGGCATGAAAAATGGTAATATTAGGCATACGTACTTTAGATAAGATGAACTACTGTAATACTAAATAGTGTAGGGTGTAACTGGGTAGTGCGGCCTAGTCTACTACAAGTAAACGGCTTTGGTGACCACGAATCTTCATGAACGATCATTTACGGATTCATAATGCGGAGTCCGAGGGAAGTACTCTATAACCTAAATGACTGTCGTCAGCTTTACCAATTATTATCGCTATCGTAATTTATTGTATGTGTTAATTGTTTTTGCAAAGTATAGTTAGATAAGCATAATAATGTTATCATAGAATGACGAGGTACCCCTGTAGCTAATTACCTATATAATAGTTATGAGGCTACACTATGactttgaaataatataataagtctTATTTCCTTGAAGAATTTAACAAGCACTTGTTctacataaatacttaatgtacctataatatatttctacTTATAGCTACTTAGTGTCAAAAACTTGTTTTAGTCGCTTGTCAAACAATgtttaagtaataattacttttttgtACTTTCATGGCCACTCGATATTATTAAAAGACACGCGTGCAACTTAGTGAGTTTGCAAAATCTTCCATTGTTCAATAATACGTATTTGGTTCAAGATCTGAACCAAGTAGTTTAATGTTCATTGATGCCTATACATTAACTAGTTAACTATTGGCACTGAAAAAGCTCATGCATTCAATTTAATCAATACCTTATGTATCATGTTTATGATACCTAAACTCACGCaataaatatatcatattattattgaagCAATGCTGTTTATTACATTGCTTTGTCTGAACTAACAAGGCACACctgttacataaatatactcATGCATATTCTGTTTTCATTACAGATTCTTCCGTTGGTAATTGTGACTTCGCGACCAGTGCAAGACCACAATGCAGAGGGAAAAGTCGATTTAAGTGCGCCTAGCGAACCCGCCGACCAAAGCAAAGACGACGAAGTAATATCCGTGAGCATTACGTCCTCGGTCGCAGTCGGTAGAGGCAAGGGCAAGCAAATAGACATCCTGGAACCAGAGGAAGATCTGATCGCTCACGAGACTGCTTCTGTTACTCCCGCTATAGCAACCATCGAAACAACCACTCCCAGCAACGAAACTCACGAAGAACCCGCACCATCCTTAGCAGGCGCCAACATTGAGTTCATCAAACAACTTCATTCGAAAAAAGAAGCTCGAGGAACCCATCATCTAGAACAAGTGCACCCATTTCAGTTGCAGATCAAACATCACATAACAAATGACTCCAACGAACCCCCGAATGCTGAAGTAAAACAAATCACCGATGACATTCAGGAAGACATTGCAAATATACCATTAGGTAGATCAGTAGCGCTCTCGCCGCCCTCGCAAAATTATATTCAAGGTCTGTCACTCAGTGAAAGGGGGCAGGGTCCGAGATTGACAACTGTTAGTTTCAATATACTACACGACACGCctaaaacgatatctaattatAACGAGCACAAACCGGCTCCAGCGTTTCCGGAGCAGCCTATATACAGCGAGCCGCCGAAGATATACAGCCAGCCAGCACAAGTATACAGTGAACCCGCCAAGTTTTACAGCGAACCAGCAAAGGTATACAGTGAGCCTG
The nucleotide sequence above comes from Cydia pomonella isolate Wapato2018A chromosome 2, ilCydPomo1, whole genome shotgun sequence. Encoded proteins:
- the LOC133515373 gene encoding uncharacterized protein LOC133515373, whose protein sequence is MRDEVTWMLFLILPLVIVTSRPVQDHNAEGKVDLSAPSEPADQSKDDEVISVSITSSVAVGRGKGKQIDILEPEEDLIAHETASVTPAIATIETTTPSNETHEEPAPSLAGANIEFIKQLHSKKEARGTHHLEQVHPFQLQIKHHITNDSNEPPNAEVKQITDDIQEDIANIPLGRSVALSPPSQNYIQGLSLSERGQGPRLTTVSFNILHDTPKTISNYNEHKPAPAFPEQPIYSEPPKIYSQPAQVYSEPAKFYSEPAKVYSEPAKVYSEPAKVYSEPAKIYSEPAKFYSPHASLNLPPQEAPLSTPWQETQTPSSVAVDTTTSTTTLQPEHGPEKNYEVDEKDSVLTDGQSHGVQGSGQECKDDSCKVGYVVEGRQYRKYRVEERTADGFIVGEYGVVRNEDGALRGVRYTADGDASPRLIYDALMKFLQL